Part of the Vicinamibacteria bacterium genome is shown below.
CCCGCCGGAGGCCGGCCAGGGGGGCGTCGTCGTCGAAGTCGACCTTTCCCGCGTGCACCACCAGGCCCAGCCGCTTCCAGAGGCCGGCCAGGTCGAGGGCCGCCGGTCGCGGTCCCAGGCGAGCGTAGAGCTCGCGGAGCACGGAGCCCCCCACCGCCCCATCGGCCGCGTCCAGCGTGCGCCCCAGGCTCCAGCGGGTGGAGATGCTGCCCCCCCCCGCCAAGACCGCCTTGAGCGCGTCGTCCAGGCTCCGCTCGCCGTGGGTGCGCTCGCGAATCGCCACATCCGCGAAGAGGCAGAAGAGGGCGCCCCCCCAATAGGTCCGGCCCCAGGTGTGCGTGCGGTCCAGTCCGCGGTCCCCCTCCGCGGGCAGGCCGTTGGGCATCCCCTCCACGAAGCCCCTCCACACCTCCTCCGCGGCCAGCGTGCCCATCCGGGCCCGGGCGATCGGCTCCACGTAGGTGGCGATCCCCTCCTCGAGCCAGCGGTGGGCGTAGTCCAGGTTGGGCAGGGCCAGGTGGACCATCTCGTGGGTGAGCATCCAGTCGCGTTCCAGGTCCCTCTCCCCCGCTCCCTTCCCTACCCGCACCCGGATGGAGGCCCCCCCGTTCCCCATGGTGAGGCCGCCGCCGATCCCCCCCCGGCCCCCGGCGAGCACGAGCACGAGGACACGGGGGACGGGGAGGCGCCCGTAGAAGGAGGCCACCGCGCGAGCCGCGCTCCCCACCCAGCCCAGGAGGGCGGCCCCGGAAACGGAGAGCTCGCCGGGAGAGACCGCCACCAGCACCGTGCCGCCGGGCACCTCGATCTGGTCCGTCTGCAAGGGGCCGAAAGCAGCGGAGGGGGGGCTCTCCAGATCCTCGCCCCCGAGCTCGTAGGTGTCGAGGGAGCCCGCGGACGGAAAGACTCCGGTCACGAAGGCGACGCCCTCGGGGGTGCGGACGCGAAAGCGGCAGCGTAGCCGCGCGGCGTCCCCCGCGGGGACAAGGAGCCAAGAGGAGGGCGGAGAGACAAACACCCCCCGGTACTCCAGGGCGGAGTCGGCGCTCCGCTCCTCGCGGGCGGCCTCCGCGAGCAGGAAGCGGTAGCGAACGTGGCACGCACCGGAGGCACACGCGCGGGGGTGGAACACCTCCCCCCGCTCGGGAACGGCCCGCCACGCGCCGTCCTCCTCGGCCTCCACCTCCCGAAGGAAGCCGCCAAGACCCGCACCGAGCGCGAGGTCCTCCCCCCTGCGGGAGGGCAGACGAGCCTCGATCTGCAGCTCTCGGGCCCCTTCCCCGACCCGCACCTCGTAATCGCAAACGGGGAGGGGCGCGGGCGGCAGCGCGGAAAAGGCCCCCGCGACGGCCGCCACCGCGACGCCCATCCGCAAGATCTAAGCCTCGGCCCTCTCCACCTTCTCGGGGGTGTTGATGACGGAGATGGTCCCGTCCACCTCCAGGACCGCCAGTCGGCAGTCATGGATGCAGGGACACCCGCTCTCCCGGAGGGCTTGGAGCACGTCCTCGTGGGTGAGGCGCTCCGCGGCCAGGGCCTCCTCGTGGAGCTCGCCCTTATAGATGAGGATGCGGGCCCGGCCCCGGATCAGCCGCTCGATCCGGCGGCTCTTGGCGGCCAGGCGTCCGAGCAGGAAGTTGACGATGAGGAGCACGCCGGCCGCGGTCAGGCCCCCTACGAGGGAGGTGTCGGGGCCGACCATGGCATTCTGGACCGCGTTGGCGATGAGCAGGATCAGGGCGAAGTCGAAGGGGGCAAGCTGACCCACCTCGCGCTTCCCGGCCAGTCGGAAGCCGACCAGGATGAAGAGGTAGACCACGAGGGTCCGGAGCACAATCATTCCCATCTGGTCGGGGGAGGCGAGCAAGGAATCCATGAGAGCCCTTATTGTAGTCTCCGCCGCGCTCCCCGGGCTACCGGGGCGGGGGCAAAAACCCTAACCGCTGGCGCACCTCCCTGGACCGACCACAAGGGGTTGACGGCAAGCGGGCCCTCCGGTTATAAAGTCATGGGTTGAGTTTGGCCCTAGGGAGGGTGTGATCAAGACTTCGCTCGCC
Proteins encoded:
- a CDS encoding YetF domain-containing protein, with amino-acid sequence MDSLLASPDQMGMIVLRTLVVYLFILVGFRLAGKREVGQLAPFDFALILLIANAVQNAMVGPDTSLVGGLTAAGVLLIVNFLLGRLAAKSRRIERLIRGRARILIYKGELHEEALAAERLTHEDVLQALRESGCPCIHDCRLAVLEVDGTISVINTPEKVERAEA